The Eschrichtius robustus isolate mEscRob2 chromosome 5, mEscRob2.pri, whole genome shotgun sequence DNA window taatgtcctccaggttcattaTGTTGATGcaaatgtcaggatttccttcttctttaaggttgaataatatttcattgtacgtATGCACCACATTTTCATTACCCAGTCATCCGTCGACAGACactgaggttgtttccatatcttgtctaCTATGAattatgctgcaataaacatggggtgcagatctcttcaagatagtgattttatttcctttgggtaaatacccagtagtggattgctgaatcatatggtagttctatttttgatatttttgaggaGCCGCCATGctcttttccataatggctgtacaaattgacattcccaccagcagtgcacaagggttcccttttctctacatgtgtgccaacacttattatcttttgactttttgaCACTAGTCATCCTAAAAGGTGtgaggttttgatttacattttcctaatgattactgatgttaagcatctttttataatacttgttgaccatttgtatgtcttccttagAAAAATGCCTGTTCAGttcctttgcatttttaattggattagtTGGGTTTTTAACTATTGAGTTGTAtaatttccttatatattttggaaattaaccccttattggatatatggtttacaaatattttctcccattccataggttaccttttcatgttgttgattatttcctttgctgtgcaaaaacgtTTTAGTTTGACTTAGTCAGACTAGACTTGTTtgcttttacttttgttgcctgtacttttggtgtcaaatccaaaacaaGTCATTGACAAGAccagtgttttcttctaagacagtaatacagtttcaggtcttactttttcttttttttgagtttaagtcttcaatccattttgagttgatttttgtgtatggtatgagatgtgggtccagtttcattcttttccatgaggatgtccagttttcccaatgccatttattgaagacactgtcatttccccattgtgtattcttggcacctgTGCTGAAGATTAACTGAccgtatatgcatgggtttatttctgggctctctattctgttgcattggtttatgtctgtttttatgtcagtaccatattgcttTGATTACTAAAGCTTTGTAATACaatttgaaattaggaagtgtgatgcttccagctttgttcttcttgctcaagattgcttcagctctttggggtcttttgtggtttctatACAaatcttaggattttttttctatatctgtgaaaaatgccattggaatttttataTAGCTTGCTTTGAAtctgaatgtctttccatttatttgtgtcttcttcaatttctttcatcaatgttccatagttttaagtgtacagctctttcacctccttggttaaatttattcctaagtattttattctttttggtggtatcgtaaatgggattgttttattaatttctttttcagatagttaattgttggtatatagaaacacagccgatttttgtatgttgattttttttttttttttttttttttttggctgcattgggtctttgttgctgggcacgggctttctctagttgcggtgagcgggggctactcttccttgctgtgtgctggcttctcattgcagtggcttctcttgttgcggagcacgggctctaggcgtgagggcttcagtagttgtggctcgcaggctctagatcgcaggctcagtagttgtggcgcacgggcttcggtgctccgcggcatgtgggatcttcctggaccagggctcgaacccgtgtcccctgcattggcaggcagattcttaaccactgcgccaccagggaagccctgtatgttgattttgtatcctgcaactttactggatTAATTTCTTAgttgtaacagttttttggtggagtctttagagttttctatatataagatcacacCAACTgcaaacaaagataattttatttcttccttaccaatttggatgcctttgttctttttcttgtctgattgctcaaGCTAGgtcttccagtactatgttgaatagaagcggcaagagtgggcacccttgtgttgttcctgatcttagaggaaaaagctttcagcttctCATCATTGAGTATGACGTTAGGTgtgagcttgtcatatatggcctttgttatacTGAAGTACATTCCTAGTTCTGTATCtgatttgttgagagtttttatcatgaaagaatgttcagtTCTggtaaatgtttttttctgcatctattgagatgatcatattattttCGTCCCTcttctgttaatgtgatgtatcacatttaaTGGTTTgcttatgttgaaccatccttgcatctcagagataaaccccactttgatcatggtgtctgatccttttaatgtgctgttgaattcagtttgctagtgtttcattgaggatttttgcatctatgttcatcagggatattggcctgtaatttgcttttcttgtagtgtccttatctgtctttggtatcagagtaatgatGGCCTCAgaaaatgagcttggaagtgttccctcctcttcagttttttggaagagtgggAGAAGGATTAGCATTAACTCTTCAtgaaatgtttggaagaattcaccagtgaagcccccCAGTCCTAGGCCTTTCTTTGTTGGGGGAGTTTTTTACatcactgattcaatctccttactcattactggcctgttcagattttttatttcttcatgagtcAGTCTTGGTAGATTGTATGTTTTTAGGAATGTATCCATCTCTTCtgggttgtccagtttgttgtcatataattgttcataatagtctcatgatcttttgtatttctggtgttatcagttgtaatgtctctctttttttatcttatttgagtctttttttttttctttgtgaatctAGCTGAAGGTTTGtcagttttatcttttcaaaaaaccagttcttagttttattgattttttttttttctgttgtgtttctagCCTTTATTTCAAttgtttccactctgatctttgttatatccttccttctgttaactttggacttagtttgttgttcttttcctagttccttgaggtgtaaagttaagtcgtttgagatctttcttttttcttcattttggcattaagctataaactttccttttagagctgcttttgcttcatcccatactttttggtatgttgtacttcagtttttgcttgtttcaggtagtttttttttaatttcccttttgatttcttctttggctcattggttgttcaggagtgtactaatttccacatatttgtgaattatctaattttcctcctgttattgatttctagtttcataccattgtggtcagaaaaaatacctgatatgatttcagtctttttaaaattgttaagaCGTGTTTTATGACCTAACATATGctctgtcctggagaatattctgtgaCACATGAGGAGAATGTGTATTGTGCTGCTATTGGATAGAACGTTctctatatgtctgttaggttcatTTGGTCTAAAGTATAGTTCAAGTTCAATGTTtccatactgattttttttttgtctgatccATCCATGGTTGAAAGTGGTAGtgaagtcccctactgttatttataatgttgtctattttcccttcagatatgttaatatttgctttatgtacttAAGTGTTCTACCtaccataattttaaattattgatgaGTTTAAATTGTATTTGGAGAGTTCTTTGACAATTAAATTTGTGATGTGACATTGGTCATTATTGGTGACAAACTCACAGGTAGGCTAATACTACTGTGTTGCTGCTTACATTCATACTTGAAGAAAATAGCAACTTTCAGTTAGAAGTTGGTGAccattaaaacaaataattttcccACCCAAGTTTACTATAAATTCGTGGCCCAAGTCCAGGGTTTCCTCCATGTCCGCTCATATCTCAGACTTAGTAAAGGAGCTCCCAGGGCACCCACCCAAGCTTAGGGCCCCATTCACTGTCATGTCGCACTCCAATCCCACCCTCAGAGAGTAGGATTtcagtgttcattcattcagcaaacattgaaCACCAGCCCTGTGCCAGGCCTTGGGACAAATGGTGAGATCCAAAGTCAAATAAGATGAGGTCCCTGCCTTTAAGCTGCTCATCATCTACTTAAGGAAGAGCATCAGAGATACCATCCCCAAATGCAAAATGTAAACAAGCACAGGAACGTGTCTACCCTTCCTGGTAATCAGATAAACCCGGTGATGCTGAGGTTGGGTCACTAGCATTTATCATAGAAATTCCATACCCTTCTCTCTCAGCACTCTCACTCTTGCAAATTTGTGCCAAGGAAATAACTCAGGACAAAGGACAGAGTGTGGAGGGCAGAggtcctttcctctccttttctggaGGCTGTGTCCGCCTCAGGAAGGGGTTGGGTCTTGTTCAGCTTGTGCCCCCGTGCTGGCACATGTTAATACTCATAAAGCCCTGTTGGGTGAATGTTGGACCCCCGTGCAGCTCCAGTGCACAAGAGAGGGAGCTGGTAGGAGGGGCAGTCCAAAAGCTCTCCACTCATCAAgttcctgtgttctcttctagccACCAGAACATCAGGAGAGATGGACAAGCCACTCATCAGCTGCCACCTGGTGGACAGTGATGGCAGCCTTGCTGAGGCCCCCAGTGAGGTTCCCAAAGTGGGCATCCTGGGCAGCGGGGACTTTGCCCGCTCCCTGGCCACACGCCTGGTGGGCTCCGGCTTCAGCGTGGTGGTGGGGAGCCGCAACCCCAAACGCACGGCTGGGCTGTTCCCCTCAGCAGCACAAGTGACTTTCCAGGAGGAGGCAGTGGGGTCCCCAGAGGTCATCTTCGTGGCCATGTTCCGGGAACACTACTCCACACTATGTGGTCTCAGTGACCAGCTGGCCGGCAAGATCCTGGTGGACGTGAGCAACCCCACAGAGCAGGAGCACATTTGGCACCATGAGTCCAATGCTGAGTACCTGGCCTCCCTCTTCCCCGCCTGCACAGTGGTCAAGGCCTTCAATGTCATCTCTGCCTGGACCCTGCAGTCTGGCCCAAGGGATGGAAACAGGCAGGTAGGTGCTGGAGGAATGCCAGTCATCATAACAATAAATGTAAACGGCTAACTTTCATTGAGGGCCCTTGGTGTACCAGGCTCTCTACGTACATTATCTCAGCTCATCTCACAGCTCTGCAAagttccattttacagagcaggaaactgaggctcagagatgttaatgAACTTACTTACACTAGGTCCCACAGCTTGgcgagctgggatttgaacccagttcatAGGAACCTGAAATCATGTTCTTTCTTCTATGGTAATTTGATTTCCAAGAAGACAAGGAGGAAAAGGTTGATGGCTTTCTTTTTACTATTTGGAGTCAAGAAGAGGAGAGATTTTGCTTTTAGGATTGGACTTAGAAAGAAGAAGGTAACACACTCATGTGCCAGGTCCTAAGGAAGCAGGCATGTCCCAAACTTGATCTCATTTATTCCAAGGGCTTCCAAAAACTGCGTGGATTTCTCAGAATAGTCAACAGCAGGTTTTTCTGAGGGTGGAAAGTGGCTCCAGAAAACAGCCATTGCTGCACACTGTTGTTGGCAAGAGGAAATCTAACCAAGACAAGGTGGTTTTTAATGCCGAGAGGCAACCTGTACTTGCCTCAGGGAAGCATGCCAGGCTCCACATGTGTATGAGAACTTCCACCCATGAGTCCAGCTCAGATGCCTTCTCTGCCCAGCTCCATGCCAGGCTGTGGGGAGCCCACAGGTACCCAGCCACCCCTGACTGGAGGGCCCTCCATGCAGCCTGCATCTTGGGACTCCTATATTTGGACAGGCAAGGAACAGCGGGGGAGTGTAGGGTAGCAGGGCCTGGGAGGGAGCAGAGCTAGAGGCTGGCTGGGGAAGACTTCGAGATCGGCCTCGGCCTTTGCCCTACCTCACGTCGTCAGGCACAGGGAACAGGAAGGGCGTTGCAAGCTGAGGGGACAACCCGCAGAGGCACAGAGGTGAGGAACAGTGTTCCAAACGATGTTCCCAGATGGGGACGATAGTACCTACTTGCAGGCTTGTGACGAGGCTGAGGGATCACATGTGAAACGCCTGGCACATAGCGGGTGCTAAGTCAGTGTTGGTAGACCACCTGACCACAGCGGTGTCAGGAAGACCCAAGAGGTGTTCAGGGATCAGAGGACACCAGTGGGCCTGCGTTGGGGCTCATGGAGGGAAGCAGTGGGCTATGAGGCTGGGGCTGGCTTGTGGAAGGCCTTGTGTATGAGGCTGAGGGCTGTAAGGGGCCAGAGGACGTGGTCAAAGGGGACACTTCTGGACTGAGGGATGGAGCTGCAGCCACAGTTGCACTTTCTGGGCCATACTGCAAAGCCCAGGTGCTGACCGACCCCCAGGGCGGGCCACAGTCCTTTGAGGCACCTACTCCAAGGGCCCCCGGGGGCTGCCTAGATGGGCATTTTGCTTGTGGATGCTGATGGCAATGAACTGGGCGACATGCTCACTGTTGGATGAGCGTTGGCCGTTTTCCTCGAGTAGCGGGCATTGCTGGGCCAGAGGCTAGGGGCCCACAGGGAGCCGAGGAAAGGCCCCGGGCTGGGATTCAGGGCCCCCTTCCGCTCCAGCCGTACCCTTACCCGGCAGATcgctgggcctcggtttcctccgcTGCTCCGTGAGGAGCTTGGCCAAGATCCTCTCCGAGGCCCCGCTCAACCCTCCGGGGACCCCACCTGATCccccccaccttcctccccacaggtgCCCATCTGCAGTGACCAGCCAGAAGCCAAACGCACCGTCTTGGAGCTGGCGCAGGCCATGGGCTTCACCCCCGTGGACATGGGGTCCCTGGCCTCGGCCCGGGAGGTGGAGGCCATGCCCCTGCGCCTCCTCCCAGGCTGGAAGGTGCCTGCTCTCCTGGCCCTGGGGCTCTTCGTCTTCTTCTACACCTACAACTTCATCCGCGATGTGCTGCAGCCCTACCTGCAGGAGGGCAAGAACAAGTTCTACCAGCTGCCTGTGTCCGTGGTCAACACCACGCTGCCCTGCGTGGCCTACGTGCTGCTGTCGCTGGTGTACCTGCCCGGCGTGGTGGCGGCGGCCCTGCAGCTGCGCCGCGGCACCAAGTACCGCCGCTTCCCCGACTGGCTGGGCCACTGGCTGCAGCACCGCAAGCAGATCGGCCTGCTCAGCTTCTTCTGCGCCGCCCTGCACGCGCTCTACAGCTTCTGCCTGCCGCTGCGCCGCTCGCACCGCTACGAGCTGGTCAACCTGGCCGTCAAGCAGGTACGGCGCTCGCCTGCCTCCCGCCAAGCACAGGGCCGGGGGTGCCGGTGGGTGCAGCCCGCCGTTGTCATCGGCCGATCCTGCCTGGACTGGGTCCCGCCCACATCCTGCTGTCCGAGGTTGGGCGTATCAGCGAACAAAACATGGAAAGCCCTATGCTCCCAAGCCAGGGAGACGTAAAGCGCAGCTGTGAGTTACAGAGGGTAGTGAGGTGCTCAGGAGGGAAGTCAagcagaggagggggtggggtgcggTATTAAGGGGCGGTGAGGGAGGCCTGGCTGAGCGGGGGACATGTGAGCCCAGGCCGGAAGGGCAGGAGCTGCCTGGCACCTTTGAGGATCGGCAAGGAGGCCCTCTTGGTGGAGCCAAGGGACGGGGCCTGGGAGGCGGAAGCCACACGAGAGCGGCCTTAAAGGCTGAGGAAGGGCTTTGACCTTAGACTTGAAGCCAAGGAAAGGTGTTGAGTAGAGGAGTGATGATCTGTCTGGGGTTTTAACTGGCTCCCTCTGCTGCCAGGTGGAGAACAGACAATCAAAGCGCAAACGCACACGCTGGGAAACCAGTTAGGCTGTGCAGGAACCCAGAGGAGAGGCGGTGGGGGCTCGGAGTGGGGTGGGAGCGGCAGAGAGGCGAGAAGGTGCTGAAGGCATGTTCTGAAGCCAGAGTGCGCAGAACTGCTGTAACAGACATGGGATTCATGAGGTGTTTGAGGACGGCTCTGGGTTTTCAGCCTGAGCACTTGGAGGGCTGGAGTCGCCATCACCGGAGACGGGAAAGGCTGCAGGAGCATGTGTTtttgagggaggggcagggcacaGTAATTATTCATTTAGGAAAGCCGTACGGTGATCTTTTGCCAGCAGGATTCCTGGGAATGGAGGGCCTTCGGGCCAAGCCAGGTGGTGTCACAGGCAGCATCCCCTGGCACCTGTACCCACAGAAACAGTCCCCCCCCAGATGCTTCCTCCGGGTTTCCAAGCTCACGGGGCCTGATCCTGAGTCTCAGGCTCAGGTCTGCAAGCAACGCTGCCTTTCTTTATTTTCCCCAACCTGCTTAATTCCACCTCTAGTCCTCAGCCTCTGGCCTGGAGCGTGGGTCCTACCCACTCCAGGACCCTTAGTCACCCAATGAGACACTTCTCTTCTACCCCTGGTTCCAGCTGCAGTTTTGTTCTTGCTTGGGAAGCAGGGATCTTACTGAGGCTGGGCCCTCCCCAGGTTCACCCACCATGCGGCCGTCCCCTCGGAGGCCTGACCACTTCCCAGAGCAGGACCAGGAGGCAAGGCTGGGCCGCTCCCTGGGAACCACAGACCTCAGCCCCTATTCACTCTAGTTCCTGCTTCCCTGCTGGCAGCTTCTCAAATGCCCTCGTCATTCCCCACCCACGGACACCTGGCACCATTTCATCTGTAGGCTTGGGCTTTCATAAGAGAAAAGAGGAACCCCAGACTTCAGGCAAAGAAGCAAGACACCTGCTGGAaatgagagaggaagggagaaaataataGTCACTAACGCTTAAAAAGAGCTTACTGTGTTCCAGGTACCATCTAAGAGCTTTACATACCCAGTGTGAATTCATTGAACTCTTATCCCTATAAGGCGGGTGCTGTActacccttattttacagatgataaaactgaggcacagagagtttaagtaacttggtcAAAGTCACTCAGCCagtaagtggctgagctgggatccAGATCCAGCCAATCTCCTCCAGATCCGTGTTCATGCCCATACTGCCTTCTACAGGGAAAACAAGTCCAAATTAACAGTTGAATAAATGATCCCagaactcattcattcactgagtTCTACTGTACCGGGCCCTGAGGCCACAGGATGAAATAAGACGGTCTCGTCCCTCACCTTAGCTGGCGTGGGGTGGCGTGGAGGCCTGCAGGCCAGAGCCCTAGACTCTTGTCCTCCAGCATCACTGACTGGAACAAAGAtcttgaccttgagcaagtcacagcCCCTCTTTGGTCCTCAGGGCCCTGATGCAGATGGAGGTCTCACCCAGTGCTAATGTTTCCTGATGTAGATGGAGGTCTCACCCAGTGCTAACGTTTTTGATGCTCCTTGATGATATTTTCTTACTTCTAAGAAGAGTCAGCCCGCTGGGCAGGAAGCTCTGCGTGGCTCCTCGGAGAGTGGAACAATGTTTGCTGCCCAGGAGGTGGCAGGTGTTCCAGGCAGTGGATGGGGAAGAAGGTAACGCCCCCTCCCCACTAGAGCACAAGGCAAAACCCCTGCCCGCTCCTTCCGCTGCCCACCCTCTGACTGCCATTCTCCAAATTCTCCACCCTGCCAAGGCTCTCCTTGATATTACGTTTATATAGTTTTGCCATGATGCAAATACCAGGGCACAGAGGGGCCCGTGTGAGGTAattttccctgagttccaaagccCTTTAAGGCTGCAGGCCCCCGTGGCGGTTGCCAGGCAACCATCACTCCCACAGGACAGGATCAGAGACAGACAGCAAGGCCTGTCAGGCAAAGGGGCTGAACCTTGTTCTGCAGAGTTCtggagggcagagccagggctgaTGTGGCTTCTCAGGGACGGGAGTGGAAATGGGGGGGGAGGGATTAACAGAGCAGAGCAGCCCAGAAGAGGGGTgggcagccaaaaagtaaatcaGTGGTGCCTTAGAAACGCATGTCAAGATCAAAATCCAAAATCAAGATAAAGATCGAAGAAAATGTTTTACCCACACACTGTTTTCTCCGCCCTATCACCCCAAATCTAGTCCAGGCTGTCAGAGAGAACTGTCTAAATCTCAGATCTGAGTCTCCTGCCCCTGGGCCCTTCGGCTTCTAACTTGCAACCTGCGGGGAAAGGAAACCCCACACGTGGATGGCAGCGTTCCATCTCTTGTTGACGAACGCTATCCTGGTCGTGCTCAAGGTGGCCGGCTTGATTAGCTCCGAACGTGAGAGAATCACTAGGGGAGTGGAGAGCTGTTTAACCTGTGTCCCAGTTTGCCGTCTGTGACACTGGTCGCTGGGGAGCCCTGGGAACAGCACTGTAGTTCAGTCAGCTGGGTGAGGCTCCCACAGGCTACTGAAGGTGGCCGGGAGCCAGATGCCTATGCAGgtgcctcaccccaccccttcccagtGTCGCGGCTGGGTGGAACTATTAGAGGAAGAAACAAGACATTTTGCAAGCAGATGTGGTGTATGTAATCATCCAAGCTCTGACTTGTGACATTAACTGCCCGATCTTACCAAAATGCAGAAAGGAGTGACTAATAAAGTATATTTGAAGAACAAACAACTTACAACTCGGGGATGACCCGCTGAGCGGCAGTCGTTAGTGCAGGGAAGGTATGAGTTAGCCTTCTCTGGGCTCAGTTACGTGGGAGACCTCCCTGCCCTCTGCAGGGTACCGTCGGCCCCGCCTTTCTCGCCAGCGCTGACGTTCGTTTGGCACACAGCAAAATCACAGGATTTTAGACGTGACCTCTTCCAGCTCTGTCAGTGGAGAAACGGAGCCCCAGAGATGGAGTTGCCCGGAGTCTCACAGAACTCATGGTCAGGGTGAGAACCTGGGTCCCCAGACTCCTGGTCCTTTTGTGGCTTAAAGGCACCAGGGAGAGCCAGCCTGCCCTGAAATAGAACAGAGGGCCTCGTTTCTCTCAAATTGCAGAAGTACCCAGTGGATGGCCTTCTCTCAGTTTCTTTCAACGTTCTCTCGTAAGCTTTTCAAGCATTTTTGCTCAGACCACTAGATTCATGTTTAATATTATATCTTCTAACTGCACTTGGGTTCTTTTTTTCCTGCTGAAATAGTTTCTCAAAAACCTGTATGAGTCACTCTGTTTTGCGAAGCAGAGACCTACCTACTAAAGCCTAGTCACATTTCCTAATGGAAATGCTGTTCCTTGTTGTGCGGGTAGAATTGAAGCAGCAGCGTTTCCTGGTGTTTCTCAGAAAACATCTTGACTTCCAGGAACTCTGCAACGCGGTCTAGTTCGGAAATGATGGTTCTGTTAGAAGGATCTTGATAAAAGCTCTTCCTCGTGTGCACGGTACGAGTGAGCGTCGGCCAGGCTGGCGGGAAAGGGTGGGGCTGAGGTGCAAGGGGTCtctgagtggggagggagggggtagaaaCCTCTGGGCCTGCAGGGGCTCTCCCATTGGTGTGTGCCTGGGGCTCACTGGGGGATCCCAGAACTCTGTGAGGGCAGGTATCTTTGCTCTCTGCAGCCCAgcgcctagcacacagtaggtgcttcataagcacctactgtgtgctaggtgcTTCATAAGTGCTCACGGGCCCGCTTGGTGAATGGATGTCGGCCTCTGTTGCCTGGCAGTGGTTGACTCAAAGCTACATTCCTCAGACAGAAATGGGGAGCTGGGTGGGAAGATGGGAGCTGGGGGCTAGTTGAGGGgtttggtgtatgtgtgtgtgtgtctggaatATGAGCCAGTGACAGGGGCAGCTTGGGGGACCAAGGATCCagggtgagacaggctgggaaggAAGGTAGCCAGCAGAGGCAGCAGCCTGTCTGGCTGAAGGGATTCTGAGTTAAGAGAGCGCCTCCGTCCTGCTGGGGATTTGGGCACCAGAAAACCTTGTGAGATGGTCATAGTTGGAGGTTCTTTATGTCCTGTCAAATTCTCTGGCTCCTTACTCTTGGCTTATGTGACTGTTCTGGTCGACCGGCCCCAGATTTGTGAAagccgtggggagggaggagccatGCCTTCCGAGCCAGCTGCCTGGGTCCtgatctcagctctgccatctgCTAAGCTGTGTGTGACCATGGAAAGGTCACTtgatctctgtgcctcatttccctcatctggaaaatggggacaaCAGTGACCTCTGCCTCACGGGGTTGCTGTAAGGATCAGGTGAGCTGATACCTGAGGAGCGCTTAAAACAGAGCCAGACACATGTTACGTGGAGTGGAAAGTGGGAATGTTGGTCGTTACTGCGTTTTTCCCGTCCTAAATTCCTTGCTCGCCCAAATCCCAGGGCATCGACCTTGGCCACagtgttcatggtttcctttccaTCCACACCAGGTCTTGACCAATAAAAGTCACCTCTGGATCGAGGAGGAAGTCTGGCGGATGGAGATCTACCTGTCCCTGGGAGTGCTGGCCCTGGGCACGCTGTCCCTGCTGGCTGTCACCTCACTGCCATCCATCGCAAACTCCCTCAACTGGAGGGAGTTCAGCTTTGTTCAGGTAAAGTAGTTCTGCCTCTGCTGGTGAGCCTCGGCgtggccctggccctgcctctcCTGTGCAAGCACCTTGCCATCCACGCGCTGCCTGGGCTTTCGTAATCTGTGCTACAGAACCTCTCAGTCAGATGCCCAGGCCTCCCCAAGCCTGGCAGGCTCATCCAAGTCTCCTGATAAAGGGGCTGCCTGGGACAAGCTCAGCCTCGTGGCACCTGGGGATGCCAGATTTAGGCATGTGTAAAAATCAGACAGCAGAATGCTGAACCCTGGACTACACATTCTCAGTATCTACAGTTCTTGGGCTTCCCAAACAAAATCCCATAATACGCAGTCACTGGACGTGTCACTGATCTGGCTGGGTCGTCAGTGAGCCCTTGGGTGAGCCAAACTGCCCAGCCAGCACCCTCAGCTGAACCCGGCCCTGTTGTTTCCTTTAACCTCTTGATTCATGCAGGGTGGATGGGAGGTGAGAGTAGGACCTTCAGTTTATAGGAAATAAAACACAGCATTTCCCAAAGGACACCATTCCTATGTAAAAGGACATGTAGAGTCAAATAAATCTGGGAAGAGATTTGCTTCCCGCTCAGCGAGTCACAATGCACTTTGGCACATCAAGTACTGTCTACAACAAGCAAACCTTGTTAAGCAGACTTATTTCAATATTAgcgtcctccctcccccccgccccacgtTTTTCTTTCACTGTCTACACTCCACAGAACACACTTTGGAAGATGC harbors:
- the STEAP3 gene encoding metalloreductase STEAP3 isoform X2 yields the protein MDKPLISCHLVDSDGSLAEAPSEVPKVGILGSGDFARSLATRLVGSGFSVVVGSRNPKRTAGLFPSAAQVTFQEEAVGSPEVIFVAMFREHYSTLCGLSDQLAGKILVDVSNPTEQEHIWHHESNAEYLASLFPACTVVKAFNVISAWTLQSGPRDGNRQVPICSDQPEAKRTVLELAQAMGFTPVDMGSLASAREVEAMPLRLLPGWKVPALLALGLFVFFYTYNFIRDVLQPYLQEGKNKFYQLPVSVVNTTLPCVAYVLLSLVYLPGVVAAALQLRRGTKYRRFPDWLGHWLQHRKQIGLLSFFCAALHALYSFCLPLRRSHRYELVNLAVKQVLTNKSHLWIEEEVWRMEIYLSLGVLALGTLSLLAVTSLPSIANSLNWREFSFVQSS
- the STEAP3 gene encoding metalloreductase STEAP3 isoform X1, which translates into the protein MDKPLISCHLVDSDGSLAEAPSEVPKVGILGSGDFARSLATRLVGSGFSVVVGSRNPKRTAGLFPSAAQVTFQEEAVGSPEVIFVAMFREHYSTLCGLSDQLAGKILVDVSNPTEQEHIWHHESNAEYLASLFPACTVVKAFNVISAWTLQSGPRDGNRQVPICSDQPEAKRTVLELAQAMGFTPVDMGSLASAREVEAMPLRLLPGWKVPALLALGLFVFFYTYNFIRDVLQPYLQEGKNKFYQLPVSVVNTTLPCVAYVLLSLVYLPGVVAAALQLRRGTKYRRFPDWLGHWLQHRKQIGLLSFFCAALHALYSFCLPLRRSHRYELVNLAVKQVLTNKSHLWIEEEVWRMEIYLSLGVLALGTLSLLAVTSLPSIANSLNWREFSFVQSTLGFVGLVLSTVHTLTYGWTRAFEESRYKFYLPPTFTLTLLVPCVVILAKGLFLLPCFSRRLSKIRRGWEKDGAVKFTLPVDRALAQKTSHM